A single genomic interval of Lathyrus oleraceus cultivar Zhongwan6 chromosome 7, CAAS_Psat_ZW6_1.0, whole genome shotgun sequence harbors:
- the LOC127104998 gene encoding UDP-glycosyltransferase 1-like produces the protein MKDTIVLYPALGSGHLMSMIELGKLIVTHHPSFSITILILTPPNKNTNNKDTTLSPQEQYIKYVSVAFPSINFHYIPPISSPTTLVTHLITFEISPQSNHHVDNILQSISKTTNLKAVILDFFTYSAYEITTNLQIPTYFYYTSGAIALATFLYLPTLYQNATKPIQDLHMPLQIPGLPKNFTTDDYPDELDSESDGFKILLESAKTMTKSVAIIVNTFEAIEGKAIESLNKGLFVPNGTTPTILSIGPLVTSSYGEDENGCLRWLDLQPSQSVVLLSFGSMGRFSKAQLKEISLGLEKSEQRFLWIVRTELDSEELSLDKLLPEGFLERTKENGMVVRNWAPQGAILSHDSIGGFVTHCGWNSVLEAVYEGVPMVAWPLYAEQSLNKVILVEEMKVALQLNKSEDGFVSGTELGDRIKELMDSDKGNEIRQMIFKTKISSKKAKDQNGTSFVDLTKLIQLFKQ, from the coding sequence ATGAAGGACACTATAGTTCTTTATCCTGCTCTAGGTAGTGGACATTTAATGTCTATGATTGAATTAGGCAAACTCATAGTAACTCACCACCCTTCATTTTCCATCACAATTCTCATTCTTACACCACCCAACAAAAACACCAACAACAAAGACACCACCCTTTCGCCACAAGAACAATACATAAAATATGTTTCGGTCGCATTTCCTTCCATCAATTTCCATTACATTCCTCCAATTTCATCCCCCACAACACTTGTAACACATCTTATTACCTTTGAAATCTCTCCCCAAAGCAACCATCATGTCGACAACATTCTTCAAAGCATTTCCAAAACCACAAACCTCAAAGCTGTTATATTAGATTTCTTCACCTATAGTGCCTATGAAATCACCACAAACCTTCAAATCCCCACTTACTTTTACTACACTTCAGGTGCAATTGCATTAGCCACTTTCCTCTATTTGCCAACACTTTACCAAAACGCTACAAAACCCATTCAAGATCTTCACATGCCACTTCAAATTCCTGGTTTACCAAAGAATTTTACAACAGATGATTATCCAGATGAATTGGATTCTGAGAGTGACGGATTCAAGATTTTGCTTGAATCAGCAAAAACTATGACAAAAAGTGTTGCGATTATTGTCAACACTTTTGAGGCTATTGAAGGAAAAGCAATTGAATCTTTAAATAAAGGATTGTTTGTTCCTAATGGAACTACTCCTACAATTTTATCTATTGGACCTTTGGTTACATCTTCTTATGGCGAAGATGAAAATGGTTGTCTGCGTTGGCTCGACTTGCAACCGAGTCAAAGCGTCGTGTTGTTAAGTTTTGGGAGCATGGGGAGATTTTCTAAGGCTCAACTGAAAGAGATATCGCTTGGTTTGGAAAAAAGTGAGCAAAGATTCTTGTGGATTGTTAGAACTGAATTGGACTCTGAAGAGCTCAGTTTGGACAAGTTGTTACCAGAAGGATTTTTGGAAAGGACGAAGGAAAATGGAATGGTGGTAAGAAATTGGGCTCCACAAGGTGCAATATTGAGTCATGACTCAATTGGCGGGTTCGTGACTCACTGTGGATGGAACTCAGTGTTGGAAGCAGTTTATGAAGGTGTGCCTATGGTGGCATGGCCTTTGTATGCTGAGCAAAGTCTAAACAAAGTAATTTTGGTTGAAGAAATGAAGGTGGCTTTGCAACTGAACAAGTCAGAAGATGGGTTTGTGAGTGGAACTGAATTAGGAGACCGAATTAAGGAATTGATGGACTCAGATAAAGGAAACGAGATTAGACAAATGATTTTCAAGACAAAAATAAGTTCTAAGAAAGCAAAAGATCAAAATGGAACTTCATTTGTTGATTTAACCAAATTGATTCAATTGTTCAAGCAATAG